A genomic stretch from Micavibrio sp. TMED2 includes:
- a CDS encoding transglutaminase has protein sequence MVTLKVVHETIYRYRNPVGLGKHRLMLRPRETRDLRLISFNLDVTPHASITWAQDVAGNSVATADVAALSNIMEIKSVAVLELTAPVWPIFDIAASAISYPFSYSDDDWTDIGALSQSQHSDPDNRLAVWVNSFVMHRPTDTLSLLKDISNGVFRKIAYQARYTEDTQAPLDTLNRGWGSCRDFAVLFAEAVRTLGFGARLVSGYLLDSSDCLTGSTNGGSTHAWVEVFVPGAGWIAFDPTNQAVGSGNLIPVAVGRHIGQVAPVSGSFRGTDTDLIEMVVLIAVHAG, from the coding sequence ATGGTGACACTGAAAGTTGTGCATGAGACAATCTACCGATATCGGAATCCGGTTGGTTTGGGCAAACACCGACTAATGTTGCGCCCGCGCGAGACACGGGACCTTCGGCTAATTTCGTTCAACCTCGACGTGACGCCTCATGCGTCCATAACCTGGGCACAAGATGTGGCGGGCAACTCTGTCGCCACAGCAGACGTTGCTGCCCTTAGCAATATCATGGAGATCAAGAGTGTAGCCGTACTGGAATTGACCGCTCCAGTTTGGCCAATTTTTGATATCGCTGCTTCAGCAATATCCTACCCGTTTTCGTACTCGGACGATGACTGGACAGATATTGGCGCACTTTCCCAATCGCAGCACTCTGACCCAGACAATCGTCTGGCAGTTTGGGTCAATAGTTTCGTCATGCATCGTCCCACCGATACCTTATCACTACTCAAGGATATTTCGAACGGGGTGTTCAGAAAGATTGCCTACCAGGCGCGCTACACCGAGGACACGCAAGCGCCACTGGATACATTGAACAGAGGCTGGGGGTCCTGCCGCGATTTTGCAGTTCTGTTTGCAGAGGCCGTTAGAACTCTTGGTTTTGGTGCCCGGCTAGTTTCAGGTTATCTACTTGATTCATCGGATTGTTTGACAGGCTCTACAAACGGCGGTTCCACTCATGCGTGGGTTGAGGTCTTTGTGCCAGGGGCTGGCTGGATTGCATTCGACCCCACGAACCAGGCAGTAGGTTCAGGCAATCTTATTCCTGTCGCCGTTGGTCGCCATATTGGGCAAGTTGCTCCTGTGAGCGGAAGTTTCCGCGGGACCGACACGGATCTCATCGAAATGGTTGTCCTGATAGCTGTCCATGCTGGATGA
- a CDS encoding restriction endonuclease, whose product MTFGVFIHRTDSIYDDVPSERYQFPKQYLTRAQQCEGDWIVYLEPSKVRGTKGYFAVAKVQEIIADPRNADMHLAVIEPGSYLDFGDPVPFRDADDIIEQGLLNDDGKISGRAQAAVRVLSPEDFARIVERGLGKDDDILPRTDQSVPVSGLQEAHAPFQHLPARQRISQLTNRAVRDRNFRKNVLRAYGERCAITGLRIINGGGRAEAEAAHIKPVEHDGPDIVSNGLALSGTAHWMFDRGLIGLSDDLDILVSRQSNDPDAVKTIVNLSGKLMAPDRPANRPRREFVAWHRENCFKH is encoded by the coding sequence ATGACTTTTGGTGTTTTCATTCATCGAACAGACTCAATCTACGATGATGTCCCTTCGGAAAGATATCAGTTTCCGAAACAGTACCTCACACGTGCGCAGCAGTGTGAGGGCGATTGGATTGTTTATCTTGAACCTTCAAAAGTGAGGGGCACGAAAGGTTATTTCGCCGTGGCCAAAGTGCAAGAGATCATTGCCGACCCGCGAAACGCTGACATGCATCTAGCTGTCATCGAACCTGGGTCATATCTAGACTTTGGCGACCCGGTACCGTTTCGCGATGCTGACGACATCATAGAGCAGGGCCTTTTGAATGATGATGGAAAGATATCGGGCCGTGCTCAGGCAGCTGTAAGAGTGCTATCTCCAGAAGACTTTGCACGGATCGTTGAACGCGGTCTCGGAAAGGATGACGATATCCTACCACGAACTGATCAAAGCGTGCCGGTCAGTGGTTTGCAAGAAGCGCATGCACCATTTCAACATCTGCCCGCCCGTCAACGGATAAGCCAGTTAACGAACCGTGCTGTTCGTGACCGGAACTTTCGAAAAAACGTGCTCCGCGCCTACGGTGAACGATGCGCAATAACAGGGCTACGAATTATAAATGGCGGCGGACGTGCAGAGGCCGAGGCCGCTCACATAAAACCAGTGGAGCATGACGGCCCAGACATTGTGAGCAACGGGCTCGCACTATCCGGCACTGCACATTGGATGTTTGATCGAGGATTGATTGGGCTATCCGACGATTTGGATATACTCGTATCCAGGCAGAGTAATGATCCTGATGCCGTAAAGACTATCGTCAACTTGTCCGGTAAGCTTATGGCTCCAGACCGTCCTGCCAACCGGCCGAGGCGCGAGTTTGTTGCTTGGCACCGAGAAAATTGTTTCAAGCATTAG
- a CDS encoding cold-shock protein, with protein sequence MNTGTVKFFNSSKGFGFIERNDGGSDIFVHISAVERAGMDSLAEGQKLNFDVVMNSRSGKSAAENLVAA encoded by the coding sequence ATGAATACTGGTACTGTAAAATTTTTTAATTCTTCCAAGGGTTTTGGCTTTATTGAACGTAATGATGGTGGATCAGATATTTTTGTTCACATCTCCGCGGTTGAGCGTGCGGGCATGGACTCGCTCGCCGAAGGTCAGAAATTAAATTTTGATGTTGTGATGAATAGCCGAAGCGGTAAGAGCGCGGCCGAAAATCTTGTCGCAGCATAA